In a genomic window of Stakelama saccharophila:
- a CDS encoding antibiotic biosynthesis monooxygenase family protein — translation MFVAVYWWRVHPGKEDQFRTAWRRGTDLIRERYGSLGSRLHRERDGRFVGYAEWPDEATWQAAFDQKMVYDDPQTRAAFVDAVAETPPGNKPAFTMMVTDDLLDRTG, via the coding sequence ATGTTCGTCGCGGTTTATTGGTGGCGTGTCCACCCGGGAAAAGAAGACCAGTTCCGAACGGCTTGGCGCAGGGGGACCGATCTCATCCGCGAGCGTTACGGCAGCCTGGGCTCACGGTTGCACCGCGAACGCGACGGGCGCTTCGTCGGCTATGCCGAATGGCCGGACGAAGCCACGTGGCAGGCCGCATTCGACCAGAAAATGGTCTATGACGATCCCCAAACCCGCGCCGCCTTCGTCGATGCGGTGGCGGAGACCCCGCCGGGGAACAAGCCGGCCTTTACCATGATGGTTACGGACGATCTGCTCGACCGTACCGGCTGA
- a CDS encoding peroxiredoxin, whose product MRLFLILAAAATALAAPAYAALDKGAPAPDFSAEGAIAGKPFRIHLADQLKKGPVVLYFFPAAFTSGCNAEAKAFAQSIDQFEAAGATVIGMSADSVSQLEKFSTAHCAGKFAVASASPKIIQAYDVSLGKTIRTPEGVERAITDRTSYVIAPGGKIIYAHSAMSPAGHITGTLAAVRDWRAKHPR is encoded by the coding sequence ATGCGCCTTTTCCTGATCCTCGCCGCGGCGGCGACCGCCCTTGCGGCACCGGCCTATGCCGCGCTCGACAAGGGCGCGCCCGCGCCCGACTTCTCGGCGGAAGGCGCCATCGCCGGCAAGCCGTTCCGGATTCACCTGGCCGACCAGCTCAAAAAGGGTCCGGTCGTGCTTTATTTCTTCCCGGCCGCCTTCACCTCCGGCTGCAACGCGGAGGCCAAGGCGTTCGCGCAATCGATCGACCAGTTCGAGGCAGCGGGTGCTACCGTCATCGGCATGTCGGCGGATTCCGTGTCGCAGCTCGAGAAATTCTCGACCGCCCATTGCGCGGGAAAGTTCGCGGTGGCGAGCGCCTCGCCGAAGATCATCCAGGCCTATGACGTGTCGCTGGGCAAGACGATCCGGACGCCAGAAGGCGTGGAACGCGCCATCACCGACCGCACCAGCTATGTCATCGCGCCGGGCGGCAAGATCATCTACGCCCATAGCGCCATGAGCCCGGCCGGGCATATCACCGGCACGCTGGCCGCGGTGCGCGACTGGCGCGCGAAGCACCCGCGCTGA